One segment of Ziziphus jujuba cultivar Dongzao chromosome 12, ASM3175591v1 DNA contains the following:
- the LOC107429060 gene encoding serine/threonine-protein kinase 1 isoform X2, whose amino-acid sequence MDQTTASRRSRLKPELYSTVVIHDDDDDDGGSDREQRRRKPKGSGQDEDLYATMVYKGDGRDDEEEDEDEASLPPLLKRLPKDFGGGAPMDFFDDDDGDEEGNDFGTMIVKTGRNRNRSRDGSSSSSSYARRSQFSAFSDSKPLSPRKRADLEDDDDDEDDDGGDGFSTFVVRPGDRGLLSGTVRRATGPESTMDRAVASMQASGELGFGGRQKRGSGSSQGEEFRQQTKISCSSIPDSVTKEDPTIKYELLNELGKGSYGAVYKARDKLTSELVAIKVISLSEGEEGYEEIRGEIEMLQQCSHPNVVRYLGSYQGEEYLWIVMEYCGGGSVADLMNVTEEPLEEYQIAYICREALKGLAYLHSIFKVHRDIKGGNILLTEQGDVKLGDFGVAAQLTRTMSKRNTFIGTPHWMAPEVIQESRYDGKVDVWALGVSAIEMAEGLPPRSAVHPMRVLFMISIEPAPMLEDKEKWSLVFHDFVAKCLTKEPRLRPTASEMLKHKFIEKCKIGSSAMLPKIEKAKLIRASIALEAQNHDPAVAEDNTLVAPKVNEDYGDTVPARPPDAGLQVANEVKTSSTMDSMELAGDGNFGTFIVHGGGEMDEAATDTQFSNVKESSPAPGHVRKPSISFMEGKSADKRLENLSTIAENNNVVGEAHLRQTVRAPSPLLVGAEQNLKTKSTIQVGRGSSTLRSETIGRKAFAVQDKLWSIYAAGNTVPIPFLRATDISPIALLSDNVIGGMQQDNDRTVAVEALQELFTGDGQSKKGRRGQNEMPLPPSVYQRLTSSSTLLNLTRALAYHKVCYEDMPLLELQAAQEQQTIQNLCDTIRTILRF is encoded by the exons ATGGACCAAACGACGGCGTCTCGCCGGAGCCGACTTAAACCCGAGCTCTACTCCACCGTGGTTATccacgacgacgacgacgacgacggcGGTTCCGATCGAGAACAACGGCGACGGAAGCCCAAAGGTTCGGGTCAAGATGAAGACCTTTACGCGACAATGGTATACAAAGGCGATGGCAGAGACGACGAGGAAGAAGATGAGGACGAAGCCTCTCTTCCTCCTCTCCTTAAACGCCTTCCTAAAGACTTTGGCGGTGGAGCTCCGATGGACTTCTTCGACGACGACGATGGTGATGAGGAAGGGAATGATTTTGGGACAATGATTGTAAAAACTGGTCGGAATCGAAATCGAAGCCGGGATGGTTCGTCTTCTTCGTCGTCTTATGCGAGGAGGTCTCAATTCTCTGCGTTTTCGGATTCAAAACCTTTAAGTCCTAGAAAGAGAGCGGAtttggaagatgatgatgatgatgaagacgaTGATGGTGGTGATGGGTTCTCGACGTTTGTGGTGAGGCCGGGTGATAGGGGATTGTTGAGTGGGACGGTGAGGAGGGCTACTGGTCCTGAATCCACCATGGATAGGGCTGTAGCGAGCATGCAAGCGTCTGGGGAGTTGGGGTTTGGTGGGAGGCAGAAAAGGGGAAGTGGGTCGTCACAAGGGGAAGAGTTTCGCCAGCAAACCAAGATTTCGTGCAGCTCAATTCCAGACAGTGTTACTAAAGAAGATCCTACCATTAAGTACGAGTTGTTGAATGAGCTCG GGAAAGGGTCTTATGGTGCGGTTTACAAAGCTAGGGATAAACTAACTTCGGAGTTGGTGGCTATCAAAGTCATATCATTGTCTGAAGGG GAGGAGGGATATGAGGAAATTCGGGGAGAGATCGAGATGTTGCAGCAATGTAGTCATCCGAATGTAGTTCGGTACCTTGGAAGCTATCAAGGAGAAGAGTATCTTTGG ATAGTGATGGAATACTGTGGAGGTGGAAGTGTTGCTGACCTGATGAATGTTACTGAGGAGCCTTTAGAGGAGTATCAAATAGCATATATATGTAGGGAAGCATTGAAG ggCCTTGCATATCTGCACTCAATTTTCAAGGTTCATAGAGATATCAAAGGTGGAAATATTCTGTTAACTGAACAGGGGGATGTCAAGTTGG GTGATTTTGGAGTTGCAGCGCAGCTCACCAGGACCATGTCAAAACGCAATACG TTTATTGGAACTCCACACTGGATGGCTCCCGAAGTAATTCAGGAAAGTCGCTATGATGGAAAG GTGGATGTATGGGCTCTTGGTGTATCTGCAATTGAAATGGCTGAG GGACTTCCTCCTAGATCAGCTGTACATCCAATGAGG GTTTTGTTCATGATATCCATCGAGCCAGCTCCGATGCTTGAGGATAAAGAAAAATG GTCTCTTGTGTTTCATGATTTTGTAGCAAAGTGTCTAACAAAAGAGCCTCGCTTACGCCCTACTGCATCTGAGATGTTAAAG CACaaattcattgaaaaatgtaaaattggATCCTCTGCAATGTTGCCGAAGATTGAAAAGGCCAAGCTTATTAGGGCCTCGATTGCTTTGGAAGCACAAAATCATGATCCTGCTGTAGCAGAAGATAAT ACTCTGGTTGCTCCTAAAGTGAATGAGGATTATGGAGATACTGTTCCAGCGAGGCCTCCTGACGCTGGGCTTCAGGTGGCAAATGAAGTTAAGACATCTAGCACCATGGATAGCATGGAACTGGCAGGGGATG GTAATTTTGGCACTTTCATAGTTCATGGTGGAGGCGAGATGGATGAGGCAGCCACTGACACACAATTCTCCAATGTTAAAGAGTCTTCGCCTGCTCCTGGACATGTTAGAAAGCCTTCCATTAGTTTTATGGAAGGTAAATCAGCTGATAAAAG GTTGGAAAATTTAAGTACTATTGCTGAAAACAACAATGTTGTTGGAGAAGCACATCTTAGACAGACTGTACGGGCACCTTCTCCACTTCTAGTTGGTGCTGAACAGAACCTGAAGACAAAAAGCACAATTCAGGTTGGAAGAGGCAGTAGTACACTGAGGAGTGAAACGATTGGCCGAAAAGCCTTCGCAGTTCAAGATAAG CTTTGGTCTATATATGCTGCTGGAAATACAGTTCCCATTCCATTTTTGAGGGCAACGGATATATCTCCCATCGCACTCTTATCTGACAATGTAATTGGAGGAATGCAGCAAGATAATGATAGAACTGTAGCTGTGGAAGCACTTCAGGAGCTTTTTACTGGTGATGGCCAGTCCAAGAAGGGTAGAAGAGGGCAAAATGAG ATGCCCCTTCCTCCAAGCGTTTACCAACGGCTCACTTCTAGTTCTACACTACTGAATCTGACTCGAGCCCTAGCTTACCACAAAGT GTGCTATGAAGATATGCCTCTGCTGGAATTACAAGCAGCTCAAGAACAGCAAACCATTCAAAATCTCTGTGATACAATACGAACCATTCTTCGATTCTAA
- the LOC107429060 gene encoding serine/threonine-protein kinase 1 isoform X1, whose product MDQTTASRRSRLKPELYSTVVIHDDDDDDGGSDREQRRRKPKGSGQDEDLYATMVYKGDGRDDEEEDEDEASLPPLLKRLPKDFGGGAPMDFFDDDDGDEEGNDFGTMIVKTGRNRNRSRDGSSSSSSYARRSQFSAFSDSKPLSPRKRADLEDDDDDEDDDGGDGFSTFVVRPGDRGLLSGTVRRATGPESTMDRAVASMQASGELGFGGRQKRGSGSSQGEEFRQQTKISCSSIPDSVTKEDPTIKYELLNELGKGSYGAVYKARDKLTSELVAIKVISLSEGEEGYEEIRGEIEMLQQCSHPNVVRYLGSYQGEEYLWIVMEYCGGGSVADLMNVTEEPLEEYQIAYICREALKGLAYLHSIFKVHRDIKGGNILLTEQGDVKLGDFGVAAQLTRTMSKRNTFIGTPHWMAPEVIQESRYDGKVDVWALGVSAIEMAEGLPPRSAVHPMRVLFMISIEPAPMLEDKEKWSLVFHDFVAKCLTKEPRLRPTASEMLKHKFIEKCKIGSSAMLPKIEKAKLIRASIALEAQNHDPAVAEDNTLVAPKVNEDYGDTVPARPPDAGLQVANEVKTSSTMDSMELAGDGNFGTFIVHGGGEMDEAATDTQFSNVKESSPAPGHVRKPSISFMEGKSADKRLENLSTIAENNNVVGEAHLRQTVRAPSPLLVGAEQNLKTKSTIQVGRGSSTLRSETIGRKAFAVQDKLLSLQLWSIYAAGNTVPIPFLRATDISPIALLSDNVIGGMQQDNDRTVAVEALQELFTGDGQSKKGRRGQNEMPLPPSVYQRLTSSSTLLNLTRALAYHKVCYEDMPLLELQAAQEQQTIQNLCDTIRTILRF is encoded by the exons ATGGACCAAACGACGGCGTCTCGCCGGAGCCGACTTAAACCCGAGCTCTACTCCACCGTGGTTATccacgacgacgacgacgacgacggcGGTTCCGATCGAGAACAACGGCGACGGAAGCCCAAAGGTTCGGGTCAAGATGAAGACCTTTACGCGACAATGGTATACAAAGGCGATGGCAGAGACGACGAGGAAGAAGATGAGGACGAAGCCTCTCTTCCTCCTCTCCTTAAACGCCTTCCTAAAGACTTTGGCGGTGGAGCTCCGATGGACTTCTTCGACGACGACGATGGTGATGAGGAAGGGAATGATTTTGGGACAATGATTGTAAAAACTGGTCGGAATCGAAATCGAAGCCGGGATGGTTCGTCTTCTTCGTCGTCTTATGCGAGGAGGTCTCAATTCTCTGCGTTTTCGGATTCAAAACCTTTAAGTCCTAGAAAGAGAGCGGAtttggaagatgatgatgatgatgaagacgaTGATGGTGGTGATGGGTTCTCGACGTTTGTGGTGAGGCCGGGTGATAGGGGATTGTTGAGTGGGACGGTGAGGAGGGCTACTGGTCCTGAATCCACCATGGATAGGGCTGTAGCGAGCATGCAAGCGTCTGGGGAGTTGGGGTTTGGTGGGAGGCAGAAAAGGGGAAGTGGGTCGTCACAAGGGGAAGAGTTTCGCCAGCAAACCAAGATTTCGTGCAGCTCAATTCCAGACAGTGTTACTAAAGAAGATCCTACCATTAAGTACGAGTTGTTGAATGAGCTCG GGAAAGGGTCTTATGGTGCGGTTTACAAAGCTAGGGATAAACTAACTTCGGAGTTGGTGGCTATCAAAGTCATATCATTGTCTGAAGGG GAGGAGGGATATGAGGAAATTCGGGGAGAGATCGAGATGTTGCAGCAATGTAGTCATCCGAATGTAGTTCGGTACCTTGGAAGCTATCAAGGAGAAGAGTATCTTTGG ATAGTGATGGAATACTGTGGAGGTGGAAGTGTTGCTGACCTGATGAATGTTACTGAGGAGCCTTTAGAGGAGTATCAAATAGCATATATATGTAGGGAAGCATTGAAG ggCCTTGCATATCTGCACTCAATTTTCAAGGTTCATAGAGATATCAAAGGTGGAAATATTCTGTTAACTGAACAGGGGGATGTCAAGTTGG GTGATTTTGGAGTTGCAGCGCAGCTCACCAGGACCATGTCAAAACGCAATACG TTTATTGGAACTCCACACTGGATGGCTCCCGAAGTAATTCAGGAAAGTCGCTATGATGGAAAG GTGGATGTATGGGCTCTTGGTGTATCTGCAATTGAAATGGCTGAG GGACTTCCTCCTAGATCAGCTGTACATCCAATGAGG GTTTTGTTCATGATATCCATCGAGCCAGCTCCGATGCTTGAGGATAAAGAAAAATG GTCTCTTGTGTTTCATGATTTTGTAGCAAAGTGTCTAACAAAAGAGCCTCGCTTACGCCCTACTGCATCTGAGATGTTAAAG CACaaattcattgaaaaatgtaaaattggATCCTCTGCAATGTTGCCGAAGATTGAAAAGGCCAAGCTTATTAGGGCCTCGATTGCTTTGGAAGCACAAAATCATGATCCTGCTGTAGCAGAAGATAAT ACTCTGGTTGCTCCTAAAGTGAATGAGGATTATGGAGATACTGTTCCAGCGAGGCCTCCTGACGCTGGGCTTCAGGTGGCAAATGAAGTTAAGACATCTAGCACCATGGATAGCATGGAACTGGCAGGGGATG GTAATTTTGGCACTTTCATAGTTCATGGTGGAGGCGAGATGGATGAGGCAGCCACTGACACACAATTCTCCAATGTTAAAGAGTCTTCGCCTGCTCCTGGACATGTTAGAAAGCCTTCCATTAGTTTTATGGAAGGTAAATCAGCTGATAAAAG GTTGGAAAATTTAAGTACTATTGCTGAAAACAACAATGTTGTTGGAGAAGCACATCTTAGACAGACTGTACGGGCACCTTCTCCACTTCTAGTTGGTGCTGAACAGAACCTGAAGACAAAAAGCACAATTCAGGTTGGAAGAGGCAGTAGTACACTGAGGAGTGAAACGATTGGCCGAAAAGCCTTCGCAGTTCAAGATAAG TTATTATCATTGCAGCTTTGGTCTATATATGCTGCTGGAAATACAGTTCCCATTCCATTTTTGAGGGCAACGGATATATCTCCCATCGCACTCTTATCTGACAATGTAATTGGAGGAATGCAGCAAGATAATGATAGAACTGTAGCTGTGGAAGCACTTCAGGAGCTTTTTACTGGTGATGGCCAGTCCAAGAAGGGTAGAAGAGGGCAAAATGAG ATGCCCCTTCCTCCAAGCGTTTACCAACGGCTCACTTCTAGTTCTACACTACTGAATCTGACTCGAGCCCTAGCTTACCACAAAGT GTGCTATGAAGATATGCCTCTGCTGGAATTACAAGCAGCTCAAGAACAGCAAACCATTCAAAATCTCTGTGATACAATACGAACCATTCTTCGATTCTAA
- the LOC107429055 gene encoding uncharacterized protein LOC107429055, with amino-acid sequence MRKKTIVDNLVRLRSLSSSSFSRRFCLPSLPPLHFHRSSPSSSSSSSSSGCPSFCFKPSSFCPCSSSATLRFLSTDFSDHKQQDHTFQDEVSEDGETTDGWEEEDVTEPEVGDGGDGGGVVFNEVPWGERALSIALEVLSRFGDDMKLFSFKTTPKGYIYVRLDKLSQEYGCPSMEELEMYSQEYKLKLDEVGALGEIPDDLALEVSSPGAERLLKVPDDLDRFKEMPMRVCYEEDVELRQEKNGIFLLESIETESCIWKLANVKENRDPLSKGRPLSRKQKDWRLELPFMMHKKVSLYLEY; translated from the exons atgaggaAGAAGACGATAGTCGACAACCTTGTTCGACTCCGCAGTTTGTCTTCTTCATCTTTCTCACGCCGCTTTTGCTTACCATCTCTTCCACCTCTTCATTTTCACcgctcttctccttcttcttcttcttcttcttcttcttctggttGTCCAAGTTTTTGTTTTAAACCCTCTTCGTTTTGTCCATGTTCCTCTTCTGCTACCCTTCGGTTTCTTAGCACCGATTTCTCTGACCATAAACAACAAGATCACACTTTTCAAG ATGAAGTGAGTGAAGATGGAGAGACCACGGACGGGTGGGAAGAGGAGGATGTGACTGAGCCTGAG GTTGGTGATGGAGGAGATGGAGGTGGAGTTGTGTTCAATGAAGTCCCTTGGGGTGAACGTGCTCTTTCCATTGCCCTCGAGGTCTTATCAAGATTTGGTGATGACATGAAACTTTTTTCGTTCAAGACTACTcctaaaggatatatatatgtgagatTGGACAAACTGTCACAAGA ATATGGATGTCCCAGCATGGAGGAGCTTGAAATGTATAGTCAAGAATACAAACTTAAATTAGATGAAGTTGGCGCTCTTGGAGAGATACCTGACGATTTGGCTCTTGAG GTTTCATCTCCTGGGGCAGAGAGGTTACTAAAGGTTCCTGATGACCTGGATCGGTTCAAAGAGATGCCTATGAGAGTATGCTATGAAGAGGATGTAGAGTTGCGCCAAGAGAAGAACGGAATATTTTTGCTGGAATCCATTGAGACAGAGAGCTGTATCTGGAAGTTGGCTAATGTAAAGGAAAACAGGGATCCTCTTAGCAAAGGTAGACCTTTAAGCCGTAAGCAAAAGGATTGGAGATTGGAACTGCCATTTATGATGCATAAAAAGGTGTCTCTGTACCTCGAGTACTGA
- the LOC107429034 gene encoding probable 6-phosphogluconolactonase 1 isoform X2, which translates to MALSGAHKDRELRIHESLDELSTDLADYIAELSEASVKERGVFAIALSGGSLISLMGKLCEAPYNKTVDWARWYVFWADERVVAKSHADSNYKLARDGLLFKVVKSRIISVSDTSDCPKFDLILLGMGSDGHVASLFPNHSALEETDEWVTFITDSPKPPPERITFTLPVINSASNVVVVVTGDSKAEAVHLALDDVGPDCPLVPARMVQPTTGKLVWFFDKPAASKLDGSQFSK; encoded by the exons ATGGCTCTTTCTGGGGCTCATAAAGATAGGGAGTTGAGGATTCATGAAAGTTTGGATGAGCTTAGCACTGATTTGGCAGACTATATTGCCGAATTATCAGAGGCATCAGTGAAGGAGCGAGGTGTATTTGCTATTGCTTTATCTGGTGGTTCTCTCATTAGCTTAATGGG AAAACTCTGCGAAGCTCCTTATAACAAGACTGTAGACTGGGCGAGATGGTATGTATTTTGGGCCGATGAGCGTGTTGTAGCAAAAAGCCATGCTGATAGCAATTACAAGCTTGCAAGGGATGGCCTTCTCTTCAAG GTAGTTAAATCACGCATCATTAGTGTATCCGACACTAGTGATTGCCCAAAGTTTGATCTCATCCTTCTTGGAATGGGCTCTGATGGCCATGTTGCCTCACTATTTCCCAATCACTCAGCGCTTGAAGAAACAGATGAATGGGTAACTTTCATTACTGACTCCCCCAAGCCACCACCTGAGAGAATTACATTCACTTTGCCTGTCATCAACTCAGCTTCCAACGTAGTTGTAGTCGTGACAGGTGACAGCAAAGCCGAAGCAGTACACTTGGCACTCGACGACGTGGGACCTGACTGCCCCTTGGTACCTGCAAGGATGGTCCAACCAACAACAGGGAAGTTGGTTTGGTTTTTCGACAAGCCAGCTGCCTCAAAACTTGATGGCTCTCAATTTTCCAAGTAG
- the LOC107429034 gene encoding probable 6-phosphogluconolactonase 1 isoform X1: protein MALSGAHKDRELRIHESLDELSTDLADYIAELSEASVKERGVFAIALSGGSLISLMGKLCEAPYNKTVDWARWYVFWADERVVAKSHADSNYKLARDGLLFKVPIVPSHVHSINDSVSAEEAANEYEFVIRQVVKSRIISVSDTSDCPKFDLILLGMGSDGHVASLFPNHSALEETDEWVTFITDSPKPPPERITFTLPVINSASNVVVVVTGDSKAEAVHLALDDVGPDCPLVPARMVQPTTGKLVWFFDKPAASKLDGSQFSK from the exons ATGGCTCTTTCTGGGGCTCATAAAGATAGGGAGTTGAGGATTCATGAAAGTTTGGATGAGCTTAGCACTGATTTGGCAGACTATATTGCCGAATTATCAGAGGCATCAGTGAAGGAGCGAGGTGTATTTGCTATTGCTTTATCTGGTGGTTCTCTCATTAGCTTAATGGG AAAACTCTGCGAAGCTCCTTATAACAAGACTGTAGACTGGGCGAGATGGTATGTATTTTGGGCCGATGAGCGTGTTGTAGCAAAAAGCCATGCTGATAGCAATTACAAGCTTGCAAGGGATGGCCTTCTCTTCAAG GTACCAATTGTTCCCAGCCATGTGCATTCTATTAATGATTCAGTGTCTGCAGAAGAGGCTGCTAATGAGTATGAGTTCGTCATTCGACAGGTAGTTAAATCACGCATCATTAGTGTATCCGACACTAGTGATTGCCCAAAGTTTGATCTCATCCTTCTTGGAATGGGCTCTGATGGCCATGTTGCCTCACTATTTCCCAATCACTCAGCGCTTGAAGAAACAGATGAATGGGTAACTTTCATTACTGACTCCCCCAAGCCACCACCTGAGAGAATTACATTCACTTTGCCTGTCATCAACTCAGCTTCCAACGTAGTTGTAGTCGTGACAGGTGACAGCAAAGCCGAAGCAGTACACTTGGCACTCGACGACGTGGGACCTGACTGCCCCTTGGTACCTGCAAGGATGGTCCAACCAACAACAGGGAAGTTGGTTTGGTTTTTCGACAAGCCAGCTGCCTCAAAACTTGATGGCTCTCAATTTTCCAAGTAG
- the LOC107429057 gene encoding fructokinase-like 2, chloroplastic — protein MASLSFAYFLSLPRCHSNWKNTMPHNFVQLPGFRLQNAKCGLAAISRKKSAEKLGQEADEVVVKKKTTRTSKRTRKKATAKSPEENSDSEVTSETSEERLISASSEDSKRTPRRTRKKAASASTSSSLVEEKTEKKVRKRRKTKKNNEDLVSEGEVSESGESTFIANVVEESDDDLGLELDEGEDISFTYGWPPLVCCFGAAQHAFVPSGRPANRLIDYEIHERKKDALWAPEKFVRAPGGSAGSVAIALASLGGKAAFMGKLGDDEFGRAMLYYMNVNHVQTRCVRIDAKRATALSHMKIGKRGRLRMTCVKPCAEDSLSKTEINIDVLKEAKMFYFSTHSMLDQNMRLSTLQAIKISKKLGGVIFYDVNLPLPLWRSSEETKLFIQQAWKLADVIEVTKQELEFLCGIEASEEFDTKNNDISKFVHYKPDVIAPLWHENLKVLFVTNGTSKIHYYTKEHNGAVNGMEDAPITPFTCDMSASGDGIVAGLLRMLTVQLDLITDKIYLERSIKYAIDCGVIDQWKLGRVRGFPPKEDMEEVVPDPYGIRSITEMEYRTLEPVS, from the exons ATGGCTTCTCTTTCTTTTGCTTACTTTCTTTCATTACCCAG ATGCCATTCGAATTGGAAGAACACTATGCCACATAATTTCGTTCAACTTCCAGGTTTTAGATTGCAGAATGCAAAATGCGGTCTTGCAGCTATATCCAGAAAGAAAAGTGCAGAAAAGTTGGGTCAAGAGGCAGATGAGGTTGTTGTGAAGAAAAAGACAACTAGGACTTCTAAAAGGACTAGGAAGAAAGCCACAGCCAAAAGTCCAGAAGAGAATTCTGATTCAGAAGTAACTAGTGAGACGAGTGAGGAAAGATTAATTTCTGCATCCAGTGAAGATTCCAAGAGAACCCCACGAAGGACTCGAAAGAAAG CTGCATCTGCATCTACTTCTTCTAGCCTGGTGGAAGAGAAAACCGAGAAGAAGGTAAGGAAGAGGAGGAAGACTAAGAAGAATAATGAGGATTTGGTTAGTGAAGGTGAAGTTAGTGAGTCTGGGGAATCTACATTCATTGCAAATGTGGTGGAAGAGAGTGATGATGATCTAGGATTGGAACTAGATGAGGGAGAAGATATTAGCTTCACCTATGGCTGGCCCCCTCTTGTTTGCTGCTTTGGAGCTGCACAACATGCTTTTGTGCCATCAGGAAGGCCTGCCAATCGGCTAATAGATTATGAAATacatgaaagaaagaaagatgcaTTATGGGCCCCTGAAAAATTTGTTAGAGCTCCTGGAGGATCTGCTGGGAGTGTTGCAATTGCTCTCGCAAGTTTGGGTGGTAAGGCTGCTTTCATGGGAAAACTTGGAGATGATGAGTTTGGTCGGGCCATGCTTTACTATATGAATGTTAACCATGTTCAAACCAGGTGTGTTCGCATCGATGCTAAAAGAGCAACAGCATTATCACATATGAAAATTGGTAAAAGGGGTCGCCTGAGAATGACTTGCGTCAAACCCTGTGCTGAGGATTCCTTATCAAAGACTGAAATCAATATTGATGTTCTGAAGGAG GCAAAGATGTTCTATTTTAGCACACATTCTATGCTTGATCAAAATATGAGATTGTCCACATTGCAAGCTATCAAGATTTCAAAGAAATTAGGAGGAGTTATTTTCTACGACGTAAACCTTCCATTGCCATTGTGGCGCTCTAGTGAAGAAACCAAGTTGTTCATACAGCAAGCATGGAAACTTGCGGATGTGATTGAAGTTACTAAACAAGAACTTGAGTTTCTATGCGGAATTGAGGCCTCAGAGGAATTTGACACCAAAAACAATGACATATCTAAATTTGTCCATTATAAACCTGACGTGATTGCACCCCTTTGGCATGAGAATCTTAAGGTCTTGTTTGTGACAAATGGGACTTCAAAGATACACTACTATACTAAGGAGCACAATGGTGCTGTTAATGGAATGGAGGATGCCCCCATTACTCCTTTCACTTGTGATATGTCTGCATCTGGAGATGGCATTGTTGCAG GTCTCCTGAGAATGTTGACAGTTCAGCTAGATCTAATTACTGACAAAATATACTTAGAGCGCTCTATCAAGTATGCAATTGATTGTGGGGTCATAGATCAATGGAAACTTGGGCGAGTTCGTGGCTTCCCTCCTAAAGAAGACATGGAAGAAGTGGTTCCTGATCCATATGGCATAAGGTCAATAACAGAAATGGAATACCGCACGTTAGAGCCTGTGAGTTGA